In the Moraxella osloensis genome, one interval contains:
- a CDS encoding DUF3999 family protein, with translation MKKNKHCQVKLAKYRACILSVTLVSPLLLVAIIYTQADAQNPTQTASVTVTSQKTTTTVAPAIVDNLEQEQKHDTDSISYGFEALQNSFVIDIDLPVEDLQDNPNSAQLVKFSSLTPSLLALIMQQNGATISDKQNYRLIDAKGHIMPMAIRPVSKQSSVNQVLQVVSVETDNPNAVEKLRHALNVQLNNPDNQQSINIDFSNLPSNPVAAVTNSPVRTWWLTNPNFAKNQPALSTEQAVNLWLKFLPVNAVQPSKRPLQLQIYGSDDLQSWQMVSQTVVSPFDPTQRGQPTQYSQMVAPQTDGSNQPIATGHAIAIEPQQANYRYWQVVANQPVNLEAASLNRRVSEPSFFLTRASFSKTKEDANQWRLSLAQPMLTTGVSFFVPENQLWQVSIKVPEQEANQLAKINKTANVSNDKILANSQIDKNHTTVSWQPTLTKSLQLGGQMQQDDLPVNLLTPMYEMYFLAQGTAPYRLVINEPRVLQQPNITLSDQQLTRLGNTVEGQMQNIEALNNPNASFERYKTWALWGVLAAIVAALALIALRLYQQTTTQAPKE, from the coding sequence ATGAAAAAAAATAAGCACTGTCAGGTTAAATTAGCCAAATACCGCGCCTGTATTTTATCGGTGACTTTAGTTTCGCCACTATTGTTAGTAGCTATCATTTACACGCAAGCAGATGCCCAAAACCCTACGCAAACGGCATCCGTCACTGTTACCTCGCAAAAAACCACCACCACGGTAGCGCCCGCCATCGTTGACAACTTAGAGCAAGAGCAAAAACATGACACTGACAGTATCAGCTATGGCTTTGAGGCATTGCAAAATAGCTTTGTAATCGACATTGATTTACCGGTCGAAGACCTACAGGATAACCCCAACAGCGCCCAACTGGTAAAATTTTCATCGTTAACGCCCAGTTTGTTGGCTTTAATCATGCAGCAAAATGGGGCAACTATTAGTGATAAACAAAATTACCGCTTGATTGATGCCAAAGGTCATATTATGCCGATGGCGATTCGTCCTGTCAGCAAACAATCATCCGTCAATCAAGTATTGCAAGTAGTGAGCGTGGAGACAGATAACCCCAATGCGGTGGAAAAATTACGCCATGCGTTGAACGTACAGCTTAATAACCCAGACAATCAACAATCGATTAACATTGACTTTAGTAATTTACCTTCAAACCCAGTCGCCGCCGTTACCAATAGTCCAGTCAGAACTTGGTGGTTAACCAATCCCAACTTTGCCAAAAACCAACCTGCTTTATCAACCGAACAAGCGGTCAATCTTTGGCTAAAATTTTTACCTGTAAATGCAGTGCAGCCCAGCAAGCGCCCACTGCAACTGCAAATTTATGGCAGTGATGACTTGCAAAGCTGGCAGATGGTCAGCCAAACCGTGGTCAGCCCCTTTGACCCTACTCAACGTGGTCAACCTACCCAATACAGCCAAATGGTAGCGCCGCAAACTGACGGCAGCAATCAGCCGATAGCGACAGGCCATGCGATTGCCATCGAGCCGCAGCAAGCCAATTATCGGTATTGGCAAGTGGTGGCAAATCAGCCTGTCAATCTTGAGGCAGCCAGCTTAAATCGCAGGGTGAGTGAGCCAAGTTTCTTCTTGACCCGCGCCAGTTTTTCAAAAACCAAAGAGGACGCCAACCAATGGCGGCTTAGCCTTGCTCAGCCCATGTTGACCACAGGGGTGAGTTTTTTTGTCCCCGAAAATCAGCTGTGGCAAGTGAGCATCAAGGTACCTGAGCAAGAAGCCAATCAATTGGCTAAAATCAACAAAACCGCTAATGTAAGTAATGATAAAATTTTAGCCAATTCACAAATTGATAAAAACCATACCACGGTCAGTTGGCAACCGACATTGACCAAGTCGCTGCAATTGGGCGGTCAAATGCAGCAGGATGATTTGCCGGTCAATCTGTTAACGCCCATGTATGAGATGTATTTTTTGGCGCAAGGCACAGCGCCTTATCGACTGGTAATCAACGAGCCGCGCGTATTACAACAACCCAATATCACGCTATCGGACCAACAACTTACCCGCCTTGGCAATACCGTTGAAGGACAAATGCAAAATATCGAGGCATTGAACAATCCCAACGCGTCGTTTGAGCGCTACAAAACATGGGCACTATGGGGCGTACTCGCCGCGATTGTAGCCGCTTTGGCGTTGATTGCTCTGCGTTTATATCAACAAACTACTACCCAAGCCCCCAAAGAATAA
- the nadC gene encoding carboxylating nicotinate-nucleotide diphosphorylase: MSAASQTISDTSATTPQISSLLRIEIAKQVALALQEDIATGDINAQLIPDTQCDTATIICREPMVVAGKAWVDEVFRQLDPNMQLDWAVKDGDAVAANQVLVTLIGNTRALLTGERTALNFLQTLSSTATVVANHVAVIAELPTKLLDTRKTLPMLRHAQKYAMLCGGGNNHRIGLYDAFLIKENHIMACGGIAQAVSQARQIANKPVEVEVENFDELHQAIAANADIVMLDNFTIEDTQKAVELVASLGKPCQLEASGDISLTHLRQVAETGVDFISMGALTKHIKAIDLSMRFQQ, from the coding sequence ATGTCTGCTGCTAGCCAAACCATTAGTGACACCTCGGCCACCACGCCCCAAATCAGCTCACTACTACGTATTGAAATCGCCAAACAAGTCGCACTTGCGCTGCAAGAAGACATCGCCACTGGGGATATTAACGCGCAGTTAATACCAGACACACAGTGCGATACGGCAACCATTATTTGTCGTGAACCGATGGTGGTCGCGGGCAAGGCATGGGTGGATGAAGTATTTCGCCAGCTTGACCCTAACATGCAGCTTGATTGGGCAGTCAAAGACGGTGACGCTGTGGCAGCCAATCAAGTTTTGGTGACGCTCATCGGTAACACCCGTGCGCTACTGACGGGTGAACGTACCGCGCTCAATTTTTTACAGACTTTATCATCCACTGCCACTGTGGTTGCCAACCATGTGGCGGTCATCGCAGAACTACCGACCAAATTGTTAGATACGCGTAAAACTCTCCCAATGCTGCGCCATGCGCAAAAATACGCCATGCTGTGCGGCGGCGGCAATAATCATCGTATCGGGCTATACGATGCCTTTTTGATAAAAGAAAACCACATCATGGCGTGTGGCGGTATCGCCCAAGCAGTCAGTCAGGCGCGTCAGATTGCCAATAAGCCAGTGGAAGTTGAAGTAGAAAATTTTGATGAGTTGCATCAAGCCATCGCTGCCAATGCTGATATCGTGATGCTCGATAATTTTACCATTGAAGATACCCAAAAAGCGGTCGAGTTGGTTGCTAGTCTTGGCAAGCCTTGCCAGCTTGAAGCTTCAGGTGATATTAGCCTTACCCATCTACGCCAAGTGGCAGAAACAGGGGTGGATTTTATCTCAATGGGTGCATTGACGAAGCATATCAAAGCCATTGATTTGTCGATGCGTTTTCAACAATAA
- a CDS encoding NAD-dependent epimerase/dehydratase family protein: MMQTILMIGLGKIGLPVAKQLAAQGHYVIGVSRSTPTDSAFCSPVTAKLPPDNDNLYQKNLHFVASDARALIIAQLSQWTSQISQICIIVSPDTLSLQGYRDSYYAIAEHVVRLGDQLPNLKRVVFISSTGVYGQNAGEVIDINTPVFAPASATSQVILQTEQLLQQHFEDKSVIIRPSGIYGQSRLRLLTMATQLAAQSPNMTSDYPSNTWTNRIMDIDLVSIIVKVTNTGETVPVYLATDNAPVPLYTVLNYLATAQGLNLSLPCMEPTTGKRIINNLPTTWLNYPDWQSGYQHILSALGE, encoded by the coding sequence ATGATGCAAACCATTTTAATGATTGGACTGGGCAAAATTGGTTTACCAGTTGCTAAGCAATTAGCGGCGCAGGGGCATTACGTGATTGGTGTCAGCCGCTCCACGCCTACAGATTCGGCTTTCTGCAGCCCCGTGACAGCCAAGCTGCCACCGGATAATGACAATCTATATCAGAAAAATCTACATTTTGTTGCCAGTGATGCGCGCGCGTTAATCATTGCGCAGCTAAGTCAATGGACAAGCCAAATTAGCCAAATCTGCATTATTGTCAGTCCAGATACCCTGTCGCTACAAGGCTACCGTGACAGTTATTATGCGATTGCCGAGCATGTGGTGCGATTGGGTGACCAGCTGCCAAACCTCAAGCGTGTGGTATTTATTTCTTCGACAGGCGTTTACGGACAAAACGCGGGCGAAGTCATTGATATTAATACCCCTGTGTTCGCACCAGCAAGCGCCACTTCTCAAGTGATTTTGCAGACTGAGCAGTTGTTGCAGCAGCACTTTGAAGATAAGAGCGTCATCATTCGTCCAAGTGGGATTTATGGGCAGTCACGACTGCGTCTACTGACCATGGCAACACAGTTAGCAGCGCAGTCGCCAAATATGACTAGCGATTATCCGAGCAATACATGGACTAATCGTATTATGGATATAGATTTAGTCAGCATCATTGTCAAGGTTACCAATACAGGTGAAACCGTGCCAGTTTACTTGGCGACAGATAACGCGCCAGTCCCGCTTTATACTGTGCTAAACTATTTGGCGACTGCACAGGGCTTGAACTTATCGCTGCCCTGTATGGAGCCAACAACGGGCAAACGCATTATCAATAACTTGCCAACTACTTGGCTCAACTACCCAGATTGGCAGTCAGGCTATCAGCATATTTTGTCGGCTTTAGGCGAATAG
- the pyrE gene encoding orotate phosphoribosyltransferase, with protein sequence MSQLSQAQASQTQSAQTQTAHAPQFIPQHFIEVALKNNVLKFGEFTLKSGRISPYFFNAGLLSTGELLSVLANGYADALAKQLQSTDSSDLVIFGAAYKGIPFVAATAQALWNNHQINADWGYNRKEAKDHGEGGMLVGADLKGKSVWVIDDVMTAGTAMREVVALLEKSEAKVAGIIVALDRKEKGQSEQSAIQELAQSLNVPVLALVTMDDITEYVAKNGTQEELAKMQAYREQYGVQ encoded by the coding sequence ATGTCGCAATTATCTCAAGCCCAAGCATCCCAAACCCAATCAGCTCAAACCCAAACCGCTCACGCACCGCAGTTTATTCCTCAGCATTTTATTGAAGTGGCACTCAAAAACAACGTATTAAAATTTGGCGAATTTACCCTAAAATCAGGTCGTATAAGCCCGTATTTTTTTAACGCAGGTTTGTTATCAACAGGTGAGCTATTGTCGGTGTTGGCAAATGGGTATGCTGATGCGCTTGCCAAGCAGCTACAATCTACGGACAGTAGCGATTTGGTGATTTTTGGGGCAGCATATAAAGGTATTCCGTTTGTGGCGGCGACCGCGCAAGCACTATGGAACAATCACCAAATCAATGCCGATTGGGGCTACAACCGCAAAGAAGCCAAAGACCACGGGGAAGGCGGTATGCTGGTTGGCGCCGATCTCAAAGGCAAATCGGTTTGGGTGATTGATGATGTGATGACCGCGGGTACGGCGATGCGCGAAGTCGTAGCACTCCTAGAAAAATCAGAGGCCAAAGTCGCGGGGATTATCGTTGCGCTAGATCGTAAAGAAAAAGGTCAAAGCGAACAATCTGCCATTCAAGAATTGGCGCAAAGCCTCAATGTACCGGTACTTGCCTTGGTCACGATGGATGACATTACCGAGTATGTCGCCAAAAATGGCACGCAGGAGGAACTTGCCAAAATGCAAGCCTACCGCGAGCAATACGGCGTTCAATAA
- the gshB gene encoding glutathione synthase, with amino-acid sequence MKPLNFLIVMDDIHTINYKKDTTLAMLWAIADRGHTAHYCQIHDLWLDNGALQIDSQSLKTSKDPAHFYELGEKTTQPASEFDVILMRKDPPFDMRFLYSLYLLEYAQRAGVLVVNNPASVRDCNEKLFATQFPELMTPTIVTNKQTHIRDFIKTHQDVIVKPLDGMGGMGIFRLTADSPNIGSTLEMLTQLESLPVMAQKYLPEIKDGDKRILIVGGKPVDYCLARIPSQGETRGNLAAGGRGVAMPLSAQERQVAEQVAPVLLQKGLYFVGLDVIGGKVTEINVTSPTCVREIDDQCGTHIAEDFIAFIESHIETQIH; translated from the coding sequence ATGAAACCATTGAATTTTCTGATCGTCATGGACGATATCCACACCATCAACTACAAAAAAGACACCACGCTTGCGATGCTGTGGGCGATTGCAGATCGTGGTCACACAGCGCATTATTGCCAAATTCACGATTTGTGGCTCGATAATGGCGCATTGCAAATTGATAGCCAATCGCTCAAAACGTCTAAAGACCCTGCACATTTTTATGAGCTGGGTGAAAAAACCACGCAGCCTGCTAGCGAATTTGATGTCATCTTGATGCGTAAAGACCCGCCGTTTGACATGCGGTTTTTGTATAGCCTGTACTTGCTAGAATACGCTCAGCGAGCAGGTGTATTGGTGGTCAACAACCCAGCAAGCGTACGTGACTGTAACGAAAAACTGTTTGCAACGCAATTCCCTGAGCTGATGACACCGACGATTGTGACCAACAAACAAACCCATATCCGTGATTTTATCAAAACCCACCAAGATGTCATCGTCAAACCGCTTGATGGCATGGGGGGAATGGGTATTTTTCGTCTGACCGCCGATAGCCCTAATATCGGTTCAACCCTTGAGATGCTAACCCAGCTTGAAAGCTTGCCTGTGATGGCGCAAAAATACTTGCCCGAAATCAAGGACGGCGATAAACGCATTTTAATTGTCGGTGGTAAGCCCGTGGATTATTGCTTGGCGCGTATCCCAAGCCAAGGCGAAACGCGCGGTAATCTAGCCGCAGGTGGTCGTGGGGTCGCCATGCCACTGTCAGCGCAAGAGCGCCAAGTTGCCGAGCAAGTGGCGCCTGTGCTACTACAAAAAGGCTTGTACTTTGTCGGACTCGATGTGATTGGTGGTAAAGTGACAGAGATTAACGTGACTAGCCCCACCTGCGTGCGTGAGATTGACGACCAATGCGGCACCCATATCGCAGAGGATTTTATTGCGTTTATTGAATCGCATATTGAAACGCAAATTCACTAG
- a CDS encoding PhoX family protein, with translation MTEINQLDQTISRRNVIRFLAGVPALPLATGSVATLLTGCDSDSDTNTTAGILNNTQKTIKATEFVGMAAPNLSNPANMATVYVDSKLKATFDDNTTTDYKLQYQPFFITGDKLKDLKGNDIIAGGYFDIYNKPIMDSSVLASTRQFFSDCPDGSSLLTVKGARVAGVTGNTVFAVVQFEYTSKDQAGSNTYGTLPSPIAVVTLDQNPQTGELKVVKYHNVDTSKVYGLWITCGASLSPWNTHLSSEEYEPDAFMAKSSAQFKAFSKNLYGDETKANPYHYGHIPEIVVNADGSGIAKKHFNLGRTSHELIQVMPDQRTALMGDDFTNSGLFMFVADKAADLSAGNLYVAKISQTSAKGGPAAASDFSIKWMHLGHATSAEIEALANTVVPTDIMDVKYTDPNDTSYKKIGYDGANNWVKLAPNSKLPADKLTQAAAFLETHRYAALQGASMAFSKMEGTTVNIKDKIAYSAMSRIEKSMTTDEYDVKVAQLKSGAVYAHELKGGQVDNNGKAINSEWVSTRMYVPEGLAGEDIAKDALGNTSNIDKISCPDNLKFSEKMRTLFIGEDSGYHVNNYLWAYNVDTKKLARILSTPAGAESTGLHAVDEVNGYTYIMSNFQHPGDMTFVPAVETAVRPLINQNFKDGYSAAVGYLAFKA, from the coding sequence ATGACTGAAATTAATCAATTAGACCAAACCATTAGCCGCCGTAATGTCATTCGTTTTTTGGCAGGGGTGCCTGCGTTGCCACTTGCCACAGGCTCTGTTGCCACCTTATTAACAGGTTGTGATAGTGATAGTGATACTAATACCACAGCAGGTATACTCAATAATACACAAAAAACCATTAAAGCGACTGAATTTGTCGGTATGGCTGCACCAAATTTATCAAATCCCGCCAATATGGCAACGGTGTATGTCGATTCAAAGCTAAAAGCAACCTTTGATGACAATACCACGACTGACTATAAGCTACAGTATCAACCTTTTTTTATAACAGGCGATAAATTAAAAGACTTAAAGGGTAATGACATCATTGCAGGCGGCTATTTTGATATCTATAACAAGCCTATCATGGATAGTTCAGTGCTAGCCTCTACGCGCCAGTTTTTCTCTGATTGCCCCGATGGTTCTTCATTATTGACAGTTAAAGGCGCGCGCGTGGCAGGTGTAACAGGTAATACCGTATTTGCGGTGGTGCAGTTTGAATATACAAGTAAAGACCAAGCAGGCAGCAATACTTACGGTACACTACCTTCACCCATTGCGGTAGTCACGCTTGACCAAAACCCACAAACAGGCGAACTCAAAGTCGTCAAATACCACAATGTGGATACGTCAAAAGTGTATGGGTTATGGATTACTTGTGGTGCATCACTTTCACCATGGAATACGCATTTGTCATCAGAAGAGTATGAACCAGACGCTTTCATGGCTAAAAGCAGCGCCCAATTTAAAGCATTTAGTAAAAACTTATACGGTGATGAAACCAAAGCAAACCCATACCACTATGGTCATATACCAGAAATCGTAGTCAATGCGGATGGGTCTGGTATCGCCAAAAAACATTTCAATCTAGGTCGTACCTCTCACGAACTGATTCAAGTGATGCCTGACCAACGTACTGCGTTGATGGGTGATGACTTTACTAACAGTGGTTTATTCATGTTTGTTGCCGATAAAGCAGCTGACCTGTCTGCAGGTAACCTCTACGTTGCCAAAATCAGCCAAACGTCAGCCAAAGGTGGCCCTGCGGCTGCCAGTGATTTTAGCATCAAATGGATGCATCTTGGACATGCGACCAGTGCTGAAATCGAAGCCCTAGCCAATACGGTAGTACCAACCGATATCATGGATGTCAAATACACTGACCCCAATGATACCTCTTACAAAAAAATCGGCTATGACGGGGCAAATAACTGGGTAAAACTTGCGCCAAATAGCAAATTACCGGCAGACAAACTCACCCAAGCGGCTGCATTTTTAGAAACCCACCGCTACGCAGCGCTGCAAGGTGCATCAATGGCGTTTAGCAAAATGGAAGGCACGACGGTCAATATCAAAGATAAAATTGCCTACTCTGCCATGTCGCGCATTGAAAAATCCATGACCACGGACGAGTACGATGTCAAAGTGGCTCAGTTAAAATCAGGCGCAGTCTACGCCCATGAGCTTAAAGGCGGTCAGGTTGATAACAATGGTAAAGCGATTAACTCTGAGTGGGTCTCTACCCGTATGTATGTACCTGAAGGCTTAGCAGGGGAAGACATTGCCAAAGATGCGCTCGGTAATACGTCTAACATTGATAAAATCTCTTGCCCGGACAACCTAAAATTCTCTGAAAAAATGCGTACTTTATTTATCGGTGAAGACTCTGGCTACCATGTTAACAACTATCTTTGGGCATACAATGTTGATACCAAAAAATTAGCGCGTATCCTGTCAACACCAGCAGGGGCTGAGTCAACAGGTCTACACGCGGTCGATGAAGTCAATGGCTATACTTATATCATGTCAAACTTCCAACACCCAGGTGATATGACATTTGTCCCCGCCGTTGAGACAGCAGTTCGCCCGCTCATTAACCAAAACTTCAAAGATGGCTACAGTGCCGCGGTGGGTTATTTGGCATTTAAAGCTTAA
- a CDS encoding IS3 family transposase, which produces MQEVYYLKQNWTGVNDVELATLEWVDWFNRTRLHSTIGYVSPFEFEKRYYDNLTLSGIAA; this is translated from the coding sequence TTGCAAGAGGTCTATTATTTAAAACAGAACTGGACTGGTGTGAACGATGTTGAACTAGCAACCCTTGAATGGGTGGATTGGTTTAATAGAACACGATTGCATAGCACGATTGGATATGTGTCACCCTTTGAGTTTGAAAAGCGGTATTATGATAATTTAACCCTGTCAGGCATTGCTGCCTGA
- a CDS encoding transposase family protein, with translation MKAQVIVHWQTGLILDVQTCKGSIHDFKLYKDTCPDWLPDNAKLLADSGYQGIAKLHKQTFTPFKKPRGGQLLEICKQANHYLAKFRIVVEHKIGLIKLFKIVAHKYRNRRQRYDLRMKLFAGIINFELNL, from the coding sequence TTGAAAGCGCAGGTTATCGTTCATTGGCAAACAGGGTTGATACTTGATGTACAAACCTGCAAAGGGTCAATCCACGATTTTAAGCTGTATAAAGATACTTGTCCTGATTGGCTTCCTGACAATGCTAAATTACTAGCAGATAGTGGTTATCAGGGTATAGCAAAGCTACATAAGCAAACCTTCACCCCTTTTAAAAAGCCACGTGGTGGTCAGTTACTGGAGATATGCAAACAGGCCAATCACTATCTGGCAAAGTTCCGTATTGTGGTTGAGCACAAAATAGGCTTAATCAAGTTGTTCAAAATCGTGGCTCATAAATATCGTAACCGTCGTCAGCGCTATGATCTTAGAATGAAGCTGTTTGCTGGTATCATTAATTTCGAGCTAAACCTATGA
- a CDS encoding transposase family protein, producing the protein MPNIDKLLKQSDAGFKRYTGIHKATFYDMLEAMQEHEASKTKSGRPSVLSLKAQILLALTYWREYRTLYHISMDFGIHESSASRIIRKVEDILIDSGKFELPKKLPSRVDDDINWSVVIVDATETPIERPKKTKETTIAVRKNNTP; encoded by the coding sequence ATGCCAAACATAGATAAGCTACTCAAACAAAGTGACGCTGGTTTTAAACGCTATACAGGCATTCATAAAGCCACCTTTTATGACATGCTTGAGGCCATGCAAGAGCATGAAGCATCTAAAACCAAATCAGGCAGACCAAGCGTGCTCAGTCTTAAAGCACAAATACTATTAGCCCTGACTTATTGGCGTGAATACCGCACGCTTTATCATATCAGTATGGACTTTGGCATTCATGAATCTTCTGCTAGCCGTATCATCCGTAAAGTAGAAGACATCCTGATTGACTCTGGCAAGTTTGAATTGCCCAAAAAGCTCCCTAGTCGCGTCGATGATGACATCAATTGGAGCGTCGTCATTGTTGATGCGACCGAAACCCCAATTGAGCGTCCAAAAAAAACCAAAGAGACTACTATAGCGGTAAGAAAAAACAACACACCTTGA
- a CDS encoding MAPEG family protein, whose product MQSISGIIYLILGACLLPYAFTFIAKKAAGFKSSDNQHPREVLAKSTGLASRANAVQQNSFESLPLFIAAILMAEYMVIQQQFIMTFGIAYLVLRVIYGVCYLANWATLRSIIWTLSMLCPICLLLLVIKLS is encoded by the coding sequence ATGCAAAGCATCAGTGGGATCATCTATCTCATTTTAGGAGCGTGTTTACTACCTTATGCTTTTACCTTTATTGCAAAAAAAGCAGCTGGCTTTAAGTCGAGTGATAATCAGCATCCTCGAGAGGTTTTAGCAAAATCGACGGGGCTTGCGAGCCGTGCTAATGCTGTTCAGCAAAACAGTTTTGAAAGCCTTCCGTTATTTATTGCGGCTATTTTAATGGCTGAATATATGGTGATTCAGCAGCAATTTATCATGACCTTTGGTATTGCCTATTTAGTTTTAAGGGTTATTTATGGCGTATGTTACTTGGCTAACTGGGCAACCTTGCGTTCAATCATTTGGACACTGTCGATGCTGTGTCCAATATGTTTACTGCTGTTGGTGATTAAACTGAGCTAA
- the ppa gene encoding inorganic diphosphatase, with protein sequence MSYSNIPAGKDAPNDIYVIIEIPANAAPIKYEIDKDSDALFVDRFMGTAMFYPANYGYVPNTLSLDGDPLDVLVVTPHPVEPGSVIRCRPVGKLNMEDDGGVDAKLIAVPHDKLTPLYKDVKEYTDLPELLIKQVEHFFAHYKDLEAGKWVKLSGWEGSEVAKQEVLSSIAAYEEANK encoded by the coding sequence ATGAGCTACAGCAATATCCCAGCAGGTAAAGACGCACCGAACGACATCTATGTCATTATTGAAATTCCTGCAAATGCAGCACCAATCAAATACGAAATTGACAAAGATTCAGATGCATTATTCGTAGACCGTTTCATGGGTACAGCAATGTTCTACCCAGCAAACTACGGTTATGTACCAAATACGTTGTCTCTTGATGGTGATCCACTTGACGTGCTTGTGGTAACGCCACATCCAGTTGAGCCGGGTTCTGTTATTCGTTGCCGTCCTGTTGGTAAATTGAACATGGAAGATGATGGTGGTGTTGATGCGAAACTAATCGCTGTACCACACGACAAATTGACCCCGCTTTACAAAGATGTAAAAGAATACACAGATCTTCCTGAACTTTTAATCAAGCAAGTTGAACATTTCTTTGCTCACTACAAAGATCTTGAAGCAGGTAAGTGGGTTAAATTAAGTGGTTGGGAAGGTTCTGAAGTTGCAAAACAAGAAGTCCTTAGCTCAATTGCTGCTTATGAAGAAGCAAACAAATAA
- a CDS encoding OprD family outer membrane porin, which translates to MLKAQQLTLAVLVNAALISTAFASEQSESKGFVEDAEGSVLFRTGYIKRDKQDVNRGDDTSSFAQSAIVKLESGFTQGVVGFGANVVGDGSFKIGENKHAGNGMIPRETLNGKENSGDTYDHWARGGASVKARVSNTTVEYGTQVLDIPVLASNTARMVPEYFTGVLATSHEVENLEVIAGKFTKNQYSDQINSDGNDLDRAVVWGAKYKFNDQLNASYYGLDSKNALDRHYINANYTIPLAEKRSLNLDFSGYHTEWDKAASTYSSSLGDTNVDGRSNNLWSLAGTLNQGAHSVMLAYQQNTGNTGYDYGSNADGAQSIYVANSYLSDFIGNHEKSAQVQYNLNFADYGVPGLNWTTAYVYGWDIKTVKNGVETSDDAKESEFFNQVKYTVQSGFARDASLRLRYSHYRADQAYNDVYMADTNELRVFLDIPVKLF; encoded by the coding sequence ATGCTTAAAGCTCAACAACTAACACTTGCAGTATTAGTAAACGCTGCTCTTATTTCTACTGCTTTTGCTAGCGAACAAAGTGAATCTAAAGGCTTTGTGGAAGATGCCGAAGGCTCTGTATTATTCCGTACAGGTTACATCAAACGCGATAAACAAGATGTAAATCGCGGTGATGATACAAGTTCTTTTGCGCAATCAGCAATTGTGAAATTAGAGTCAGGCTTCACTCAAGGTGTTGTTGGCTTTGGTGCCAATGTTGTAGGCGATGGTTCTTTTAAAATCGGTGAAAATAAACATGCTGGTAATGGCATGATTCCTCGTGAAACATTGAACGGCAAAGAAAATTCTGGTGATACTTACGACCACTGGGCACGCGGTGGCGCAAGTGTTAAAGCTCGAGTATCAAATACTACTGTTGAATACGGCACCCAAGTTCTTGATATTCCGGTGCTTGCATCTAATACAGCACGTATGGTACCTGAATACTTCACAGGCGTTTTAGCGACAAGCCATGAAGTTGAAAATCTAGAAGTTATTGCTGGTAAATTCACTAAAAACCAATATTCAGACCAAATTAATTCTGACGGTAACGATCTAGATCGTGCTGTGGTTTGGGGTGCAAAATATAAGTTTAACGACCAACTTAATGCATCTTACTATGGCTTAGATAGCAAAAATGCGTTGGATCGTCATTACATTAATGCTAATTACACTATTCCGTTAGCTGAAAAACGCTCTTTAAATTTAGACTTTAGTGGTTATCACACAGAATGGGACAAAGCAGCTTCAACCTATTCTTCATCACTTGGTGATACAAATGTAGATGGCCGAAGCAACAATCTATGGTCATTGGCAGGTACATTAAATCAAGGCGCTCACTCAGTCATGCTGGCTTACCAACAAAACACTGGTAACACAGGTTATGACTATGGTAGCAATGCTGACGGTGCGCAATCTATTTATGTAGCCAACTCTTACCTTTCTGACTTTATTGGTAACCATGAGAAATCGGCACAAGTTCAATACAACTTAAACTTTGCTGATTACGGCGTGCCAGGTTTAAATTGGACGACTGCTTATGTCTACGGTTGGGATATCAAAACTGTTAAAAATGGTGTAGAGACATCAGACGATGCTAAAGAAAGCGAATTCTTTAACCAAGTGAAATATACTGTTCAATCTGGTTTTGCTAGAGATGCCAGCCTTCGTTTACGTTATTCACACTACCGTGCAGACCAAGCATACAATGACGTATATATGGCTGACACCAATGAATTACGTGTATTCTTAGACATCCCTGTGAAATTATTTTAA